The Devosia sp. YIM 151766 genome includes a region encoding these proteins:
- the rplQ gene encoding 50S ribosomal protein L17 — protein MRHGNSGRKLNRTASHRKAMFANMSAALIKHEQIVTTLPKAKDLRPIVEKLITLGKRGDLHARRQAIAQIRDETQVAKLFAVLGPRYAERQGGYIRILKAGFRYGDNAPLAVIEFVDRDVNAKGLDSGPTFTQDDEAEAA, from the coding sequence ATGCGCCATGGTAATTCAGGCCGCAAGCTCAACCGGACCGCTTCCCACCGCAAGGCCATGTTCGCCAACATGTCCGCGGCGCTGATCAAGCACGAGCAGATCGTCACCACGCTTCCCAAGGCCAAGGACCTGCGTCCGATCGTCGAGAAGCTCATCACCCTGGGCAAGCGCGGCGACCTGCATGCGCGCCGCCAGGCCATCGCGCAGATTCGCGACGAGACCCAGGTTGCCAAGCTGTTCGCCGTGCTCGGTCCGCGCTATGCCGAACGCCAGGGCGGCTATATCCGCATCCTCAAGGCCGGCTTCCGCTATGGCGACAACGCGCCGCTGGCGGTGATCGAATTCGTCGATCGCGACGTTAATGCCAAGGGTCTGGATTCCGGTCCGACCTTCACGCAGGACGACGAAGCCGAAGCCGCGTAA